A single window of Hymenobacter sp. APR13 DNA harbors:
- a CDS encoding MraY family glycosyltransferase: MSFLWAFLVALFAVPSIIYIAHLKNMLDTPNVRTVHESLTPRLGGVAVFAGFMSALTIFADLGNGIQQLLAGCIVLFFVGLKDDLVSISVSKKFVGQLLATGIVMIMADVRLTSFQGILGIQELPIGISYAFTFLAIVGITNAINLIDGLDGLAGTIVLTIVSTLGYYFVRYGGPSFSNYVFVSVCLMGGIIGFLRYNFHRATIFMGDTGSLVCGFIVSVLTIQFIEMGLKVGQPFGSSAPSVAAGILFVPLFDTLRVFIVRMMAGRSPFSPDKNHVHHRILAMGFQQISTVVLLALLNIVVILFVINFAYLGNTILIGCLVGFSIVLSVFLGVYRSRSTEQRVAS; encoded by the coding sequence TTGTCCTTTCTATGGGCGTTTCTGGTGGCTCTGTTCGCCGTGCCGTCCATTATCTATATCGCCCACCTCAAAAACATGCTCGATACGCCTAACGTGCGTACCGTGCATGAGTCGCTGACGCCGCGGTTAGGTGGGGTGGCCGTGTTTGCCGGCTTCATGTCGGCCCTCACCATCTTCGCCGATCTGGGCAACGGTATCCAGCAGCTGCTGGCCGGTTGCATCGTGCTGTTCTTCGTGGGTCTCAAGGATGATCTGGTGTCGATTTCGGTGTCCAAGAAGTTCGTGGGCCAGCTGCTGGCTACCGGCATCGTCATGATTATGGCCGATGTGCGCCTGACCAGCTTCCAGGGCATCCTCGGGATTCAGGAGCTGCCCATAGGCATCAGCTACGCCTTCACGTTCCTAGCCATCGTGGGCATCACCAACGCCATCAACCTCATCGACGGCCTCGACGGCCTTGCCGGTACTATAGTCCTGACTATCGTCAGCACGCTGGGCTACTATTTCGTGCGCTACGGCGGCCCGAGCTTCAGCAACTACGTGTTTGTGTCGGTGTGCCTGATGGGCGGCATCATCGGGTTCCTGCGCTACAACTTCCACCGGGCCACCATCTTCATGGGCGACACCGGTTCGCTGGTGTGCGGGTTCATTGTGTCGGTGCTCACCATTCAGTTCATTGAGATGGGCCTGAAAGTGGGCCAGCCGTTCGGGTCGTCGGCGCCGTCGGTAGCGGCTGGTATCCTGTTCGTGCCTTTGTTCGATACGCTCCGCGTGTTCATCGTGCGCATGATGGCCGGCCGTTCGCCCTTCTCCCCCGATAAAAACCACGTCCACCACCGGATTCTGGCCATGGGCTTCCAGCAGATCAGCACCGTAGTGCTGCTGGCACTGCTCAACATTGTCGTGATTCTGTTCGTCATCAACTTCGCCTACCTCGGCAACACCATCCTGATTGGCTGCCTGGTGGGCTTTTCCATCGTGTTGAGCGTGTTTCTGGGCGTATACCGCAGCCGTAGCACCGAGCAGCGGGTTGCTTCCTGA
- the gldM gene encoding gliding motility protein GldM has product MAGGKETPRQKMIGMMYLVLTALLALQVNSAILLKFKFLDDSLFGINEKVSKSNDGTVKGIAAQVEKNRNTAADVAVLKQSEEIRERTKQMIDYLRGVRDKLVTATENTKGKNEYKNMSAEDKVAITMLGGKKDGAAYEMKNKLNEYSSYIKTFVPSAEPLALDAKDDKMVTDPEQRSKNFAELNFENTPLVAALATLSQKETEVLKYESDALAAQSAKVGGNIIVFDKVGAFASAESNTVAAGTKYKAELFLTASATGLRPTMTLNGSPLSVDASTGKGKVEFTARPGSFDAAGNAKAQWTGTIRFKQNGRDTTFKVTVPYTVTKPVMQIQSASVQALYFRCGNKLSVQVPALGAQYAPSFSASGASTIAGSAKGEVTLVPNAKEVTLSVSSGGNPIGSQTFQVRPIPKPEIQCWVGGRPANEKQGTPITAVRNMNLKAVADAGFATFLPDDARFRVTRYEVTLVRGKRPAMPMIPVNGPNADLSRVVDQAREGDRLYIEVKEVQRMNFQGNTEQVNVSKQFNVPLL; this is encoded by the coding sequence ATGGCGGGAGGTAAAGAAACTCCACGGCAGAAGATGATTGGCATGATGTACCTGGTACTGACTGCACTTCTGGCCCTTCAAGTAAACTCAGCAATTCTGCTCAAGTTCAAATTCTTGGATGACAGCCTTTTCGGCATCAACGAAAAGGTATCGAAATCCAACGATGGCACGGTTAAAGGCATTGCAGCCCAGGTTGAAAAAAACCGCAATACTGCCGCCGACGTTGCCGTTCTGAAGCAGAGCGAAGAAATTCGGGAGCGTACCAAGCAGATGATTGATTATCTGCGCGGTGTACGCGACAAACTCGTAACGGCCACGGAAAACACCAAAGGCAAAAACGAGTACAAAAACATGAGCGCCGAAGACAAGGTGGCTATCACCATGCTCGGCGGCAAAAAAGACGGTGCAGCCTATGAGATGAAGAACAAACTCAACGAGTATTCTTCTTACATCAAGACGTTTGTACCCAGTGCCGAGCCGCTGGCTCTCGATGCCAAGGACGACAAGATGGTGACGGATCCGGAGCAGCGCTCCAAGAACTTCGCCGAGTTGAACTTCGAGAACACGCCGCTGGTAGCTGCTTTGGCTACATTGTCGCAGAAAGAAACCGAAGTACTAAAGTACGAGTCGGATGCTCTGGCTGCACAATCGGCTAAAGTAGGTGGCAACATCATCGTATTCGACAAAGTAGGCGCTTTCGCCTCGGCAGAGTCGAACACGGTGGCTGCTGGTACCAAGTACAAGGCAGAACTGTTCCTGACGGCTTCGGCCACGGGCTTGCGCCCGACCATGACGCTGAACGGCTCGCCGCTTTCGGTTGATGCTTCCACCGGCAAAGGCAAAGTGGAATTCACGGCTCGTCCGGGTTCTTTCGATGCGGCCGGCAACGCCAAGGCGCAGTGGACCGGTACCATCCGCTTCAAGCAGAACGGCCGCGACACCACGTTTAAAGTAACGGTGCCTTACACCGTGACCAAGCCGGTGATGCAGATTCAGTCGGCTTCGGTGCAGGCGCTGTATTTCCGGTGCGGCAACAAGTTGAGCGTGCAGGTACCAGCTTTGGGCGCTCAGTATGCTCCTAGCTTCTCGGCCTCGGGTGCTTCTACGATTGCCGGTTCTGCAAAAGGCGAAGTAACGCTGGTGCCAAACGCGAAAGAAGTAACGCTGAGCGTTAGCAGCGGCGGCAACCCTATCGGTTCGCAGACTTTCCAGGTTCGTCCGATTCCTAAGCCAGAAATTCAGTGCTGGGTTGGTGGTCGTCCGGCCAACGAAAAGCAGGGTACGCCTATCACGGCAGTACGCAACATGAACCTCAAGGCAGTTGCTGATGCAGGCTTCGCCACGTTCCTTCCCGACGATGCTCGTTTCCGCGTAACCCGCTACGAAGTGACGCTGGTACGTGGCAAGCGTCCGGCCATGCCAATGATTCCGGTGAATGGCCCGAACGCCGACCTGAGCCGGGTGGTTGACCAGGCCCGCGAAGGCGACCGTCTGTACATTGAAGTAAAAGAGGTTCAGCGCATGAACTTCCAGGGCAACACGGAGCAGGTAAACGTGTCCAAGCAGTTCAACGTGCCGTTGCTGTAA
- the gldN gene encoding gliding motility protein GldN — MNKVLSFAVLAAGLTLSGAASAQEQATTASSNGSYRPIPNSDIMFRKTIWRAVDLREKQNKPMFSEGKEISRVIIEAVKRGELVAYRNDSLTTTFTGNEVTSNMSYAESNAGLSDEERAAGFTDDTGDDWGAAPKKKGAKAAPKAPAAAPSYAYRYKDLYQMELKEDMIFDKKRSRMYHDIKTITLLVPSTLSSNSSGIEKPIGTFKYSDLVKVFRNNPDKAIWFNSQNDAQHKNLADAFELWLFNSYIVKVSNPNDARLDEIYGGQQQGILASQQAASDLIEYEYNLWSF; from the coding sequence ATGAACAAGGTTCTCTCTTTCGCTGTCCTGGCTGCCGGCCTCACCCTGTCGGGGGCGGCTTCGGCTCAGGAACAAGCCACCACCGCGAGCAGCAATGGCTCGTACCGTCCGATTCCGAACTCGGATATCATGTTCCGCAAGACCATCTGGCGGGCCGTGGATCTGCGCGAGAAGCAGAACAAACCCATGTTCTCGGAAGGCAAGGAAATCAGCCGGGTTATCATTGAAGCCGTGAAGCGCGGTGAGTTAGTTGCCTACCGCAACGACTCGCTGACCACGACCTTCACTGGCAACGAGGTAACGTCTAATATGTCGTACGCCGAATCGAATGCTGGTCTGAGCGACGAAGAACGTGCAGCTGGCTTCACGGATGATACCGGCGACGACTGGGGAGCGGCTCCTAAAAAGAAGGGTGCTAAAGCAGCTCCCAAAGCCCCGGCAGCAGCTCCAAGCTATGCCTACCGCTACAAGGACCTGTATCAGATGGAATTGAAGGAGGATATGATCTTCGACAAGAAACGGTCGCGGATGTATCACGATATCAAAACCATCACGCTGCTGGTGCCTTCCACGCTGAGCTCCAACTCTTCGGGTATTGAAAAGCCCATTGGAACGTTCAAGTACAGCGACCTGGTGAAGGTGTTCCGCAACAATCCGGACAAAGCCATCTGGTTTAACTCGCAGAACGATGCCCAGCACAAGAACCTCGCTGATGCATTCGAGCTGTGGCTGTTCAACTCGTACATCGTGAAGGTATCCAACCCGAATGATGCTCGTCTGGACGAAATCTACGGCGGTCAGCAGCAGGGTATCCTTGCTTCGCAGCAGGCGGCTTCCGACCTCATCGAGTACGAGTACAACCTGTGGTCTTTCTAA
- a CDS encoding uroporphyrinogen-III synthase has protein sequence MAESKDKPGTGRHANRISSILVTQPKPTNDVSPYFSIAEKYGIKVDFREFIDVQPVSYKDFRKEKVNILEHTAVIFTSRNAVDHFFRICQEAKLEMPAEMKYFCISEQTANYLQKYIVLRKRKLFVGQRTAVDLFEVIKKHKTEKFLYPCSDIRKDDIPEFMRANGFKFTEAVIYRTVASDLSDLSDVKYDCIAFFSPSGISSLFINFPDFEQNGTRIAAFGPTTAKAVIDAGLELDIEAPHPNAPSMTGAIEAYIRYHHSPDIGKEKNKSGKQSA, from the coding sequence ATGGCCGAGAGCAAAGACAAACCGGGTACGGGCCGTCATGCTAACCGAATCAGTAGCATTCTTGTCACCCAGCCTAAGCCCACCAACGATGTGTCGCCTTATTTCTCCATTGCAGAGAAGTACGGTATCAAAGTGGATTTCCGGGAATTCATTGACGTTCAGCCGGTTTCGTATAAAGATTTTCGTAAGGAGAAAGTAAATATTCTGGAGCATACGGCTGTGATTTTCACTAGCCGCAATGCCGTCGACCACTTCTTCCGTATCTGCCAGGAAGCCAAACTGGAGATGCCGGCAGAAATGAAATACTTCTGCATCTCCGAGCAGACCGCCAATTACCTGCAGAAGTATATCGTGTTGCGCAAGCGTAAGCTGTTCGTTGGTCAGCGTACCGCAGTCGACCTGTTCGAGGTTATAAAGAAGCACAAGACGGAGAAGTTCCTGTATCCGTGCTCCGACATCCGCAAGGACGATATTCCGGAGTTCATGCGGGCCAACGGCTTCAAATTCACGGAAGCTGTCATCTATCGCACCGTAGCCAGCGACCTGTCGGACCTATCGGATGTGAAGTACGACTGCATTGCGTTCTTTAGCCCTTCCGGCATTAGCTCGTTGTTCATCAACTTCCCTGATTTCGAGCAAAATGGTACGCGTATCGCTGCTTTCGGCCCTACTACTGCCAAAGCCGTGATAGATGCCGGGCTGGAACTGGATATTGAGGCGCCCCATCCCAACGCCCCATCCATGACCGGAGCCATTGAGGCGTACATCCGCTACCATCACAGTCCGGACATAGGCAAAGAGAAAAATAAGTCGGGCAAGCAAAGCGCATAG
- a CDS encoding DUF4271 domain-containing protein, producing the protein MSRRHRSTWVSAQHWLLCLLCLLAGYAAPAAEYRPLPPALRSGLSPDWLIHDEGRNRLVIYLPDYHAPAHAYYQWLTLRPQRPFIVSFTARSGQSLFLDNRLVFTAPKASDYTLDLARLLPAGSVPGPHLLCVWHPQVAPNLSSFVDVRTADPAAQPGLVKTPAARLLAQPLARSHPGENVFLLFLLLIGLLYGSIRAVYQPGFARIYQVDNVWSKSTAEQEFLVKPTVTWLNILLVLVFSLSFALLLVAIHTNVQNIAVLQRLFDVPESALVLRILLYTATIAAFVMGKYLFLELMGYIFDVGELVVVQYREFIRTLLFLGLCLPLVMLLYLGLNQTLPAAVLWVSNGVVSLLLVGTVIRVARTIHRRSSLLNLHLFSYLCATEVIPLVILLKLIVFTY; encoded by the coding sequence ATGAGTCGCCGGCACCGCAGCACCTGGGTATCAGCACAGCACTGGCTCCTGTGCCTGCTGTGCCTGTTGGCTGGCTACGCCGCCCCGGCCGCCGAGTACCGGCCGCTGCCCCCCGCCTTGCGTAGTGGCCTCTCGCCCGACTGGCTCATCCACGATGAGGGCCGCAACCGGCTCGTAATTTACCTGCCCGACTATCATGCCCCGGCCCACGCCTATTACCAGTGGCTGACGCTGCGGCCCCAGCGCCCGTTTATCGTGTCGTTCACGGCTCGCAGCGGGCAGAGCCTTTTTCTCGATAACCGGCTGGTATTCACGGCACCAAAGGCGTCAGATTATACGCTGGACCTGGCCCGGCTGCTTCCGGCGGGCTCGGTGCCCGGGCCACATCTGCTGTGTGTGTGGCACCCGCAGGTGGCCCCCAACCTCAGCTCCTTTGTAGACGTTCGTACCGCAGACCCTGCGGCGCAGCCCGGGCTGGTGAAAACGCCCGCCGCCCGGCTGCTGGCCCAGCCGCTGGCACGCAGCCACCCCGGCGAAAATGTGTTTCTGCTGTTTCTGCTCCTGATTGGGCTGCTCTATGGCAGTATTCGGGCCGTGTATCAGCCTGGGTTTGCGCGTATCTATCAGGTTGATAACGTGTGGAGCAAGTCCACCGCCGAGCAGGAATTCCTTGTCAAGCCCACCGTTACCTGGCTCAATATTCTGCTGGTGCTGGTGTTCTCGCTCTCGTTTGCGTTGCTGCTGGTGGCCATTCATACCAACGTGCAGAACATTGCCGTGCTGCAGCGCCTGTTCGACGTGCCCGAATCTGCCTTGGTGTTGCGGATACTGCTCTACACCGCCACCATTGCGGCCTTCGTGATGGGCAAATACCTGTTTCTGGAGCTGATGGGCTACATTTTCGACGTTGGCGAGCTGGTAGTCGTCCAATACCGGGAATTCATCCGGACGCTGCTTTTCCTGGGGCTCTGCCTGCCGCTGGTCATGCTACTCTATCTGGGCCTCAACCAAACACTGCCGGCGGCGGTGCTATGGGTATCCAACGGGGTGGTTTCCTTGCTGTTGGTGGGTACGGTGATTCGTGTAGCCCGCACAATTCATCGCAGATCCTCCCTGCTGAATCTGCATTTGTTTTCGTACCTTTGCGCCACAGAAGTGATTCCACTGGTCATTCTGCTTAAGTTGATCGTTTTCACCTACTAA
- a CDS encoding PorP/SprF family type IX secretion system membrane protein yields MKGTLLSLLFLTAAAGTALGQQQPQFTHYGFNGMYLNPAYAGIKGQGEITTIGRYQYLGYNASFDDGGSPQTGLFTASLPVRAIGGGLGLSVSYDKFAVMKMVNAQLSYSKHIKVGEGTLGLGIQGLFNNLSSGKHRFIDPNDPSVPLEGSDSKFDVGAGLWYESPTLYAGLSANNLLRSNYRFRSEAGDNTAQFIAENHSYLTAGYNIEASSSVVVTPSVLVKMVMPGKFGDSGKFTFKNNSYEANVRATFNDKFWGGLGYRYQESFTGMAGLALAKDNALRIGYAFDFVAFNQDARALSSHEIMLSYRLPKPGMLIRPAIRTPRYSF; encoded by the coding sequence ATGAAAGGAACTCTACTTTCTTTGCTATTTCTGACTGCGGCTGCAGGTACCGCCTTGGGGCAGCAGCAGCCACAGTTTACGCACTATGGCTTCAATGGCATGTATCTCAATCCTGCTTATGCAGGCATTAAAGGACAAGGAGAAATAACTACAATCGGGCGCTACCAATACCTAGGATACAATGCTTCCTTTGACGATGGTGGATCACCTCAAACAGGTCTTTTCACTGCCTCGCTGCCGGTTAGGGCTATTGGTGGCGGTCTTGGGCTGAGCGTGAGCTACGACAAATTCGCCGTAATGAAAATGGTGAATGCCCAACTCTCCTATTCCAAACACATAAAAGTAGGTGAAGGGACACTGGGTTTGGGTATACAGGGGTTATTCAACAATCTGAGCAGCGGCAAGCACCGCTTTATAGACCCCAATGACCCGAGCGTTCCACTGGAAGGCTCTGATAGTAAGTTCGATGTGGGGGCCGGCCTCTGGTACGAGTCGCCCACGCTGTATGCCGGCCTGAGCGCTAACAATCTGTTACGCTCCAACTACAGATTCAGAAGTGAGGCTGGTGATAACACAGCCCAGTTCATTGCCGAAAACCATTCGTACCTGACAGCCGGCTACAATATTGAAGCCTCTTCTTCCGTTGTTGTAACGCCCTCTGTATTAGTGAAGATGGTGATGCCGGGGAAGTTTGGTGACAGCGGAAAATTCACGTTCAAAAATAATTCATACGAGGCGAACGTACGTGCGACGTTCAACGACAAATTCTGGGGCGGGCTCGGTTACCGCTACCAAGAATCGTTCACGGGCATGGCTGGCTTGGCGCTGGCCAAGGATAACGCACTGCGAATCGGCTATGCGTTTGATTTTGTTGCATTTAATCAAGATGCTCGTGCACTCAGCTCGCACGAAATTATGCTGTCTTACCGTCTGCCCAAGCCTGGCATGCTCATCCGTCCGGCCATTCGTACGCCACGGTATAGTTTCTAG
- the uvrC gene encoding excinuclease ABC subunit UvrC produces MAAKEHLQEQIRQLPHRPGVYKYFGDEDTIIYVGKAIDLRKRVSSYFTKQDHNKKTQQLVKNIKRIEFTIVDSESDAFLLENNLIKQHQPKYNILLKDGKTYPYLLLTNERFPRLIPTRNKRPGDGRYYGPYANVTGMNLLLELIRALYPLRTCTYNLSPENVEAGKFKPCLEFHLGNCKAPCVAKEDEETYNGYIQQIRQILNGDLRLPKQYFRDKMTQAAQEMQYELAHQFKIKLDRLDEFQSKSTIVNASLSNIDVFSIASTEKLAFINYLKVMNGSIILTQSVEVQKKLDEPDDEILAPMIMQMREEFESQSKEILTNVAIPALPLPGVVIAQPQIGDKRKLLELSIKNVLYLRKEKESMNDRSKDLNEVRIMETIRKDLRLTELPKHIECFDNSNFQGDNPVAAMVCFRNAKPSKKDYRHYHIKTVIGPNDFDSMYEVVSRRYRRLVDEGASLPQLVIVDGGKGQLSMAVKALKDLNLWGQMAVIGIAKRLEEIYVPNDPLPLYIDKKSESLRLFQRMRDEVHRFGITFHRSRRDAATLKTELTDVKGLGPVTADKLLTKFKSVKKIKELTEAQLVEEVGKAKARILLTYFSEQATPTAAAE; encoded by the coding sequence ATGGCCGCCAAAGAACATCTACAGGAGCAAATCCGCCAGCTGCCCCACCGCCCGGGGGTGTACAAGTACTTCGGCGACGAGGACACCATCATCTACGTGGGCAAGGCCATCGACCTGCGCAAGCGCGTCAGCAGCTACTTCACCAAACAGGACCACAACAAGAAGACCCAGCAGCTGGTCAAGAACATCAAGCGCATCGAATTCACCATCGTGGATTCTGAGTCCGACGCGTTTCTACTGGAAAACAACCTCATCAAGCAGCACCAGCCCAAGTACAACATCCTGCTCAAAGACGGCAAAACGTATCCGTACCTGCTGCTGACCAACGAGCGGTTTCCGCGCCTGATTCCGACCCGCAACAAGCGCCCCGGCGACGGCCGCTACTACGGCCCCTACGCCAACGTGACGGGCATGAACCTGCTGCTGGAGCTGATCAGGGCGCTGTATCCGCTGCGCACCTGCACCTACAACCTCTCGCCCGAAAACGTGGAGGCCGGCAAGTTCAAGCCCTGCCTGGAGTTTCACCTCGGCAACTGCAAAGCGCCCTGCGTGGCCAAGGAAGACGAGGAAACCTACAACGGCTACATCCAGCAGATCCGCCAGATCCTCAACGGCGACCTGCGCCTGCCCAAGCAGTACTTCCGCGACAAAATGACCCAGGCGGCGCAGGAAATGCAGTACGAGCTGGCCCACCAGTTCAAAATCAAGCTCGACCGCCTCGACGAATTCCAAAGCAAAAGCACTATCGTCAACGCTTCGCTGTCCAACATCGACGTGTTCAGTATTGCCTCCACCGAGAAGCTAGCCTTCATCAACTACCTCAAGGTGATGAACGGCTCCATCATCCTGACCCAGTCCGTGGAGGTGCAAAAGAAGCTCGATGAGCCCGACGACGAAATCCTAGCCCCCATGATTATGCAGATGCGGGAGGAGTTTGAGAGCCAGAGCAAGGAAATCCTGACCAACGTAGCCATTCCCGCATTGCCGCTGCCGGGCGTCGTCATTGCCCAGCCCCAGATCGGCGACAAGCGCAAGCTCCTGGAGCTAAGCATCAAGAACGTGCTCTACCTGCGTAAGGAGAAGGAAAGCATGAACGACCGGAGCAAGGACCTCAACGAGGTGCGCATCATGGAAACCATCCGCAAGGATTTGCGCCTTACGGAGCTTCCTAAGCACATCGAATGCTTCGACAACTCCAACTTCCAGGGCGACAACCCGGTGGCCGCCATGGTGTGTTTCCGCAACGCCAAGCCCAGCAAGAAGGACTACCGCCACTACCACATCAAAACCGTTATCGGCCCCAACGACTTCGACTCCATGTACGAAGTGGTGTCGCGCCGCTACCGCCGCCTCGTGGACGAAGGTGCCAGTCTGCCGCAGCTAGTTATCGTGGACGGTGGCAAAGGGCAGCTCAGCATGGCCGTAAAGGCCCTGAAAGACCTGAACCTCTGGGGCCAAATGGCCGTCATTGGCATCGCCAAGCGCCTCGAAGAAATCTACGTCCCCAACGACCCGCTCCCGCTCTACATCGATAAGAAGAGCGAGTCCCTGCGCCTGTTCCAGCGCATGCGCGACGAAGTGCACCGCTTCGGTATCACGTTCCACCGCAGCCGCCGCGACGCCGCCACGCTCAAAACCGAGCTGACTGACGTGAAAGGCCTCGGCCCCGTCACGGCCGACAAGCTCCTGACTAAGTTCAAGTCAGTAAAGAAAATCAAGGAGCTGACCGAAGCACAGCTAGTTGAGGAAGTAGGCAAAGCCAAAGCCCGCATCCTGCTCACGTACTTCAGCGAGCAGGCAACGCCCACCGCCGCCGCCGAATAG
- the gldL gene encoding gliding motility protein GldL — MPKIYGIGAAVVIIGALFKIQHWKGADIMLIVGLGTEAVIFFLSAFQPQSKEHDWSLVYPELSEGYDPSTNSNRFVEENNNSKGLTRKLDDMLKDANVTPEAISSLGQGLNRLSTTTQQLSTLGDATSATDEYTAKVRSAATSLERINEAYSNTAQAMGAMADATKDAKEYHVQVQNVTKNLGALNAVYEMELQDANTHLKSMNQFYGTLSQAMQNMTEAGKDTEKFKDEVAALTGNLNSLNRVYGNMLNAMRATS, encoded by the coding sequence ATGCCCAAGATTTATGGCATCGGAGCCGCAGTCGTAATCATCGGGGCATTGTTTAAAATTCAGCACTGGAAAGGAGCTGACATTATGCTGATCGTTGGCCTCGGTACTGAAGCCGTTATCTTCTTCCTGAGCGCATTCCAGCCACAATCCAAAGAGCACGATTGGTCTTTGGTATACCCAGAACTGTCGGAAGGCTATGACCCTTCGACCAACAGCAACCGGTTTGTAGAAGAGAATAATAACAGCAAAGGCCTCACGCGTAAGCTGGACGACATGCTGAAGGATGCTAACGTGACTCCAGAGGCTATTTCCTCGCTGGGCCAGGGCCTGAACCGCCTGAGCACCACCACGCAGCAACTCTCGACCCTCGGCGACGCTACCAGCGCTACCGACGAGTACACCGCCAAAGTTCGCTCGGCTGCTACTTCGCTGGAGCGCATCAACGAAGCTTATTCCAACACGGCTCAGGCCATGGGCGCAATGGCTGATGCTACCAAGGATGCCAAGGAGTACCACGTACAAGTGCAGAACGTAACCAAGAACCTGGGCGCTCTGAACGCAGTGTACGAAATGGAACTGCAGGATGCCAACACGCATCTCAAGTCCATGAACCAGTTCTACGGCACGCTCAGCCAGGCCATGCAGAACATGACCGAAGCCGGCAAAGACACCGAAAAATTCAAAGACGAAGTGGCGGCCCTCACCGGCAACCTGAACTCGCTCAACCGGGTGTACGGCAACATGCTGAACGCCATGCGTGCCACCAGCTAA
- a CDS encoding SUMF1/EgtB/PvdO family nonheme iron enzyme: MNKFLVLPLVAISALILGGCGFGKGPQGDLVGAEDRPEFNPQEVPFGMVPCPGGTFHMGQTDQDISASMVNMNKQVTIAGFYMDETEITNNEYRQFMNAIRQDSIDVLGEEYVMTELYPDTTVWVRDFTYHMGDPLMEYYYTHPAFDDYPVVGVDWFAAKYFCNWRTKNKNAANEEAGLAPTPNFRLPSEAEWEYAARGGRDLATYPWGGPYLRNSKGCMLANFKPGRGDYASDGYAYTSPVGSFFPNDFGLYDMSGNVSEWCDDAYMEASVPVVWDMNPTNPDDNEPRKVVRGGSWKDIAYFLETGTRNFEYQDSSRSFIGFRTAMIQIGMGTNNSLN, translated from the coding sequence ATGAACAAGTTTCTCGTATTGCCTCTCGTAGCCATTTCGGCTCTGATTTTGGGAGGCTGTGGTTTTGGCAAGGGCCCGCAGGGTGACCTCGTCGGAGCAGAGGACCGTCCCGAGTTCAATCCTCAGGAAGTTCCTTTCGGCATGGTTCCCTGCCCCGGTGGTACGTTCCACATGGGCCAGACCGACCAGGATATATCAGCATCTATGGTGAACATGAACAAGCAGGTAACTATTGCCGGCTTCTACATGGACGAGACTGAAATTACGAACAACGAATATCGTCAGTTCATGAATGCCATCCGGCAGGACTCGATTGACGTGCTGGGCGAAGAATATGTGATGACGGAGCTGTACCCCGACACTACGGTGTGGGTGCGTGACTTCACCTACCACATGGGTGACCCGCTGATGGAGTACTACTACACCCATCCGGCTTTCGATGACTATCCTGTAGTGGGGGTTGACTGGTTTGCTGCCAAGTACTTCTGCAACTGGCGCACCAAAAACAAAAACGCCGCCAACGAAGAAGCCGGTCTGGCTCCAACGCCAAACTTCCGCCTGCCTTCGGAAGCTGAGTGGGAATATGCTGCTCGTGGTGGCCGTGACCTCGCTACGTATCCATGGGGCGGTCCATACCTGCGCAACTCCAAAGGCTGCATGCTGGCCAACTTCAAGCCAGGCCGTGGCGACTACGCCTCCGATGGCTACGCTTACACGTCGCCAGTTGGTTCGTTCTTCCCGAACGATTTTGGCCTCTACGATATGTCGGGCAACGTGTCGGAGTGGTGTGATGATGCCTATATGGAAGCCTCGGTGCCGGTGGTATGGGACATGAACCCCACTAACCCCGATGATAACGAGCCTCGCAAAGTAGTACGTGGTGGTTCGTGGAAGGACATTGCTTACTTCCTCGAGACGGGCACCCGCAACTTCGAGTATCAGGATTCCTCGCGTTCCTTCATTGGTTTCCGCACAGCCATGATTCAGATTGGCATGGGCACCAATAACAGCCTCAACTAA